The following coding sequences lie in one Mucilaginibacter sp. KACC 22773 genomic window:
- a CDS encoding VCBS repeat-containing protein → MNKIHFPVLLLLSICLFSCKKHTLFQQISSSHSGIHFNNQIIETDTINPIDLTNIYNGGGVGVGDFNNDGLQDLYFTGNLVSNRLYLNKGDFKFEDITDVAGVNGMGRWGRGVAVVDINNDGLMDIYICNTIYPDSLRRKNILYINQGLDKDGIPHFKDEAKAYGLELTKQSTMASFFDYDNDGDLDMYLTVNTASSAYYPNVFGKATRTSNSSTGQLYRNDWDEKLHHAVFHNVSAQAGINLDGFGHAATTVDINGDGWKDIYVSDDFVSSNILYINNHDGTFTDKSKEYFKHTSYNAMGQDIVDINNDGLADVIELDMNPEDNYRKKMILGANSYQTFQLFDMFKTQYQYVRNTLQVNQGPRLGQNGAIGSPAFSEVGFMSGLSQTDWSWTPLVTDFNNDGFRDVIVTNGFPKDVSDRDFMTYRSQAYAAVPKKKVLEQIPQIKIPNYAFQNNGDLTFHDVSKGWGLNTPSFSNGAVYVDLDNDGTMDMVVNNINDEASVYRNTSRDDKTKSDSSHYLQIAFKGDKNNINGLGALAEIFYDKGKHQVYEHDPYRGYLSSVQAIAHFGLGKINKVDSVVIKWPGGKKQVLRDVKTDEKLSVNVADAKGDYSSILPKFYTKSLFKEVTDSLGIGYVSKDATFIDFNIQKLLPHKLSEYCPALAVGDVDNNGLDDVVIGGNSNFPAQVFLQQANGKFIQRDLVKNNPAQGQGKYKDGGLLLFDANGDGKLDLYAAGAGYETAANSPEYQDRLYLNDGKGNFTLATDALPTNFTSKLCVRACDYNKDGKLDLFVSGRVEPWKYPQPVSSIILRNDSQNGHIKFTDVTAQVAPALKNAGLICDALFSDFDNDGWPDLIMAGEWMPISFLKNDHGKFVNITAKSGVADKLGMWNTITGGDFRHTGRTDYIVGNLGQNSLLQASDQYPIYITAKNFDGSGYSTVPSVFFPDVNGEKKEFPLHGREDQLKQMISLKKKYTNYKSFATATLQDMLTPEQLNGALRLKANLLKSCYLRNDGGGKFTLIPLPIQAQVSILNGMQTGDFDGDGNLDVVMNGNDYGSDASIGRYDALNGLMLKGDGKGGFKPMSILQSGIYIPGNGKALVQLRDKSNHILLAASQNRDSLKVFKQNTKVKTMAVQERDAYAIIKYNNGRVTKQEFYYGSSFLSQSARFIQVDDGMKSVVVFDDKGNRRVMK, encoded by the coding sequence ATGAATAAGATCCATTTCCCGGTGCTGCTTTTATTGTCGATATGCTTGTTTTCCTGCAAAAAGCATACGTTGTTTCAGCAAATTTCTTCATCGCATTCGGGCATTCATTTTAATAACCAGATTATCGAAACCGATACCATTAACCCCATCGACCTCACCAATATTTACAACGGTGGCGGCGTTGGCGTTGGCGATTTTAATAATGATGGCCTACAGGACCTGTACTTTACCGGCAACCTGGTGTCAAACCGGCTTTATCTGAATAAAGGAGATTTTAAATTCGAAGATATTACTGATGTGGCCGGCGTAAACGGTATGGGCCGCTGGGGCAGGGGCGTTGCCGTTGTTGATATCAATAACGATGGCCTGATGGATATTTATATATGTAATACCATTTACCCCGATTCGTTGCGCCGTAAAAATATTTTATACATCAACCAGGGGCTTGATAAGGATGGCATCCCTCATTTTAAGGATGAAGCCAAAGCCTATGGCCTGGAGCTGACCAAACAATCAACCATGGCCAGCTTTTTTGATTACGATAACGATGGCGACCTGGACATGTACCTCACGGTTAATACCGCGTCATCGGCCTATTACCCCAACGTTTTTGGCAAAGCCACCCGTACCAGCAACAGCAGTACCGGCCAACTGTACCGTAACGATTGGGACGAAAAGCTGCACCACGCCGTTTTTCATAATGTATCGGCACAGGCCGGCATCAATTTGGATGGCTTTGGCCATGCAGCCACTACGGTTGATATTAACGGCGACGGCTGGAAAGATATTTATGTATCTGATGATTTTGTATCAAGCAATATCCTGTACATCAATAACCACGATGGTACTTTTACAGACAAGTCCAAAGAGTATTTTAAACATACATCTTACAACGCCATGGGGCAGGATATTGTGGATATTAACAACGATGGCCTGGCCGATGTGATAGAGCTGGACATGAACCCGGAGGATAACTATCGTAAAAAAATGATCCTGGGTGCCAACAGTTACCAAACCTTCCAGCTTTTTGACATGTTTAAAACGCAGTATCAATACGTGCGCAATACACTACAGGTTAACCAGGGGCCGCGTTTGGGGCAAAACGGGGCCATTGGCAGCCCGGCCTTCAGCGAAGTAGGTTTCATGAGCGGCCTATCCCAAACCGACTGGAGCTGGACACCCCTGGTAACCGATTTTAACAACGATGGCTTCCGCGATGTAATTGTAACCAACGGTTTCCCCAAGGATGTATCCGACCGTGATTTTATGACCTACCGCAGCCAGGCTTACGCAGCCGTGCCGAAGAAAAAAGTGCTGGAGCAAATCCCCCAGATCAAGATCCCCAATTATGCTTTTCAAAACAATGGTGATCTTACTTTCCATGATGTAAGCAAAGGCTGGGGACTTAACACACCATCGTTTTCAAATGGTGCAGTTTACGTCGACCTGGATAATGATGGCACTATGGATATGGTGGTGAACAATATCAACGATGAAGCATCGGTATACCGTAACACCTCAAGGGATGATAAAACGAAATCAGACAGCAGCCATTACCTGCAGATAGCCTTTAAAGGCGACAAAAATAATATCAACGGACTGGGTGCACTGGCCGAAATTTTTTATGATAAAGGCAAGCACCAGGTTTATGAACATGATCCTTACCGGGGATACCTGTCATCAGTGCAGGCCATAGCCCATTTTGGTTTAGGTAAAATTAACAAGGTAGATTCCGTAGTTATAAAATGGCCGGGTGGCAAAAAACAGGTGTTACGGGATGTAAAGACTGATGAAAAGCTAAGCGTAAACGTTGCAGATGCTAAAGGCGATTATTCATCGATATTGCCTAAGTTTTACACCAAATCGCTGTTTAAAGAGGTAACTGACTCCCTGGGAATAGGTTATGTAAGCAAGGATGCCACCTTCATCGATTTTAATATCCAAAAACTGCTACCCCATAAACTATCAGAATACTGCCCGGCTTTGGCCGTTGGCGATGTAGATAATAACGGGTTAGACGACGTGGTGATCGGCGGTAACTCCAACTTTCCCGCTCAGGTATTTTTGCAACAGGCCAATGGCAAATTCATCCAGCGCGACCTGGTTAAAAATAATCCGGCACAAGGCCAGGGTAAATACAAAGATGGCGGCTTGCTTTTGTTCGACGCCAATGGCGATGGCAAGCTGGATTTATACGCGGCCGGCGCCGGGTACGAAACGGCAGCCAACAGCCCCGAGTACCAGGACAGGCTTTATTTAAACGACGGAAAGGGCAATTTTACTTTAGCCACCGATGCTTTGCCAACAAACTTTACCAGCAAACTGTGCGTACGCGCCTGCGATTATAATAAAGATGGCAAGCTCGATCTGTTCGTATCAGGCAGGGTTGAGCCGTGGAAATACCCGCAGCCGGTATCAAGCATTATTTTAAGGAATGATAGTCAAAACGGGCACATCAAATTTACCGATGTTACCGCCCAGGTTGCCCCGGCATTAAAAAATGCAGGCCTCATTTGCGATGCCTTATTCAGCGATTTTGACAACGACGGCTGGCCCGACCTGATCATGGCCGGCGAATGGATGCCTATTAGTTTCCTGAAAAATGACCATGGTAAATTTGTGAACATCACCGCTAAATCGGGCGTTGCAGACAAATTGGGCATGTGGAACACCATAACCGGCGGCGATTTCAGGCATACCGGTCGTACCGATTACATAGTAGGCAACCTTGGCCAAAACAGCCTGCTGCAGGCCAGCGACCAATACCCGATTTACATCACCGCAAAAAACTTTGATGGCAGCGGATACAGCACCGTCCCATCCGTGTTTTTCCCGGATGTAAATGGCGAAAAGAAAGAGTTTCCATTGCATGGGAGGGAAGACCAGCTGAAACAAATGATCAGCCTGAAAAAGAAATATACCAACTATAAATCATTTGCCACCGCCACCCTACAGGATATGCTAACGCCCGAGCAGCTAAACGGTGCTTTAAGGCTTAAAGCCAACCTGCTTAAATCATGTTACCTGCGCAACGATGGAGGCGGCAAATTTACCCTGATACCTTTACCTATCCAGGCCCAGGTATCCATACTCAACGGCATGCAAACCGGCGATTTTGACGGCGATGGCAACCTGGATGTAGTGATGAATGGAAACGATTATGGCAGCGATGCATCCATAGGGCGCTACGATGCCCTGAATGGTTTGATGTTGAAAGGCGATGGCAAAGGCGGTTTCAAACCGATGAGTATTTTGCAAAGCGGTATTTACATTCCCGGCAACGGCAAAGCCTTGGTGCAGTTACGCGATAAAAGCAACCACATTCTGCTGGCTGCCAGTCAAAACAGGGATAGCCTGAAAGTTTTTAAACAAAATACAAAGGTTAAAACCATGGCGGTACAGGAGCGTGATGCTTATGCTATTATTAAATATAACAATGGCCGGGTAACCAAGCAGGAGTTTTACTACGGCAGCTCCTTCCTGTCGCAATCTGCAAGGTTTATACAAGTTGATGATGGGATGAAGAGTGTGGTTGTTTTTGATGATAAGGGGAATAGGAGGGTGATGAAATAG
- a CDS encoding multiheme c-type cytochrome, producing the protein MKKTLIVTSILITLLVVIYFQFRGNNAYADPRGPLYAGSKACAKCHGKLYDSYLHTAHYIASIPASANTVHGSFAAGFNVFNISQNQKILMEKRDSGLYQTLYQDGKVKQSNRFDIVFGGVKGESYLYWQNNQLYQLPLSYYNKQEQWSTSPGYQFNFVNFRSIGKRCLECHVSYVDELPQENQQLSRDEQFDKSTMVYGIDCERCHGPGAQHVDFQANNPGVKTAKFIARYANLSREQRMDMCAVCHSGIHTALLKTTFGFMPGDTFAKYKLPEFQRTLDTSHLDVHGKQLQLLQSSKCYMNSTMDCATCHDTHQNTRGNDILYTQKCLSCHNKPNHVYCKMTDKLSAGMLKDKCISCHMPELTTNVISVQTADKAPPVRFFVHTHHIAVYPQEVKKIMAFVNK; encoded by the coding sequence ATGAAAAAAACACTAATAGTAACAAGCATATTAATTACACTACTGGTAGTTATCTACTTCCAGTTTAGGGGTAATAATGCCTATGCCGATCCCCGCGGCCCTTTATACGCCGGTTCAAAAGCCTGTGCTAAATGTCATGGTAAGCTTTATGACTCATACTTGCATACTGCACATTATATAGCGTCAATCCCTGCATCGGCAAATACGGTACACGGCAGCTTTGCAGCAGGCTTTAACGTCTTTAACATCAGCCAAAATCAAAAAATATTGATGGAGAAACGCGATAGCGGCTTATACCAAACCCTTTACCAGGATGGCAAGGTTAAGCAAAGCAACCGATTTGATATTGTTTTTGGCGGGGTAAAAGGCGAAAGCTATTTATACTGGCAAAACAACCAGCTTTACCAGCTGCCATTATCTTATTATAATAAACAGGAGCAATGGTCAACCAGTCCAGGCTATCAATTTAATTTTGTCAACTTCAGGTCGATAGGTAAGCGTTGCCTGGAATGCCATGTATCATATGTTGATGAGCTGCCCCAGGAAAACCAGCAGTTAAGCCGCGATGAGCAATTTGATAAAAGCACCATGGTATATGGTATTGATTGCGAACGCTGCCACGGTCCCGGTGCACAGCACGTCGATTTTCAGGCTAACAACCCCGGTGTTAAAACAGCAAAATTTATAGCCCGTTACGCAAATTTAAGCAGGGAGCAAAGGATGGATATGTGCGCGGTATGCCATTCGGGTATCCATACGGCATTGTTAAAAACAACATTCGGTTTTATGCCCGGCGATACCTTTGCCAAATATAAACTTCCCGAATTTCAGCGCACGTTGGATACCAGTCATTTAGATGTGCATGGCAAGCAGTTGCAGCTATTACAAAGCAGTAAATGCTACATGAACAGTACCATGGATTGCGCAACCTGCCATGATACGCACCAAAATACGCGCGGCAATGATATTTTATATACCCAAAAATGCCTCAGCTGCCATAACAAACCCAATCATGTTTATTGCAAAATGACGGATAAATTGAGCGCCGGTATGCTTAAAGATAAATGCATCAGCTGCCACATGCCCGAATTAACTACCAATGTAATATCTGTGCAAACCGCCGATAAAGCCCCGCCTGTAAGGTTTTTTGTGCACACCCATCATATAGCCGTATATCCGCAGGAGGTTAAAAAGATAATGGCATTTGTTAACAAATAA
- a CDS encoding RagB/SusD family nutrient uptake outer membrane protein yields the protein MKINKKYFTIAALCGAMLIPLSCKKNFLTQTNTTASNADATFEKSQDVVALVNSIYDGYQNSDLLKKSIWYYANFTTHDWFNDGGDIAWNNYTISPTFGALYTFWQNAYFDIIRANSALEIIATAKTKGVVTAELGNRLLGEAYFLRGMSYYYLAGSFGGVPLELKASTNGLTPRNTQAEVFAQVVADMKQAETLLQSKTVLPATEKGRATKGAAYAYEGSAQMWLGKYAEALAAFNNTELTANYHLLPKFIDVHEFSNQNNDESLFEIQFDIQGSQSWDGGWQNGGEVAWIDDFSWPHELSGFGYDYGNPGLEYSYQAGDLRKNATIIGPGDQNISPGIIAKWGGIKGYQVVIDGFKNGTKDNSAQKYGSFVGDDGNIINTCGALRQPWYGDDLTRSGFYCAKKWRDPNLTGANGSSTIFGSQNQILMRYAEVLLSRAECKVRTGDINGAKADLKLVRDRAFGGSAPAAMQDGFVVKDPSDPTKYIVQFNDVTDPLQMVLSEYRHELTGEYSLFYLLRRAGPGVAASFIQKNYGTDATVTPQPYPYGPTADGKLHGVWRTSLPANHDILPIPQTAIGLNPNLKQNPGY from the coding sequence ATGAAAATCAATAAAAAATATTTCACTATAGCGGCCTTGTGTGGGGCTATGCTGATCCCGCTCAGCTGTAAAAAGAATTTCTTAACACAAACCAATACTACAGCATCAAATGCCGATGCAACCTTCGAAAAATCGCAGGATGTAGTAGCGTTGGTAAACAGTATTTATGATGGTTACCAAAACAGCGATTTGCTGAAAAAATCAATCTGGTACTATGCCAATTTTACAACGCATGACTGGTTTAATGATGGTGGCGATATTGCCTGGAACAACTATACCATCAGCCCGACTTTTGGCGCATTGTATACCTTTTGGCAAAATGCTTATTTTGACATCATCAGGGCAAACTCTGCGTTAGAGATTATTGCTACCGCAAAAACAAAAGGTGTAGTTACCGCAGAATTGGGTAACCGCTTATTAGGCGAAGCTTACTTTTTACGGGGCATGAGCTATTATTACCTGGCAGGTAGCTTTGGCGGCGTACCGTTGGAGTTAAAGGCATCAACCAATGGTTTAACACCGAGAAACACACAAGCCGAAGTATTTGCGCAGGTTGTAGCCGATATGAAACAGGCTGAAACCCTGCTACAATCAAAAACGGTATTGCCTGCGACTGAAAAGGGCAGGGCCACCAAAGGTGCGGCTTATGCTTATGAAGGTTCGGCGCAAATGTGGTTAGGTAAATATGCTGAAGCTTTGGCCGCGTTTAACAATACTGAATTGACAGCCAATTACCATTTATTGCCAAAATTTATTGATGTACATGAATTTAGCAATCAAAATAACGACGAGTCGTTATTTGAAATTCAGTTTGATATCCAGGGCTCACAAAGCTGGGATGGCGGCTGGCAAAATGGTGGCGAAGTTGCTTGGATTGATGACTTTAGCTGGCCACATGAGTTAAGCGGTTTTGGTTATGATTATGGTAACCCAGGTTTAGAATACTCCTACCAGGCCGGCGATTTGCGTAAAAATGCAACCATCATTGGCCCCGGCGATCAAAACATCAGCCCTGGCATTATTGCCAAGTGGGGTGGTATAAAAGGCTACCAGGTGGTAATTGATGGTTTCAAAAACGGAACAAAAGATAACTCGGCTCAAAAGTATGGATCATTTGTTGGCGATGACGGCAACATCATTAATACCTGCGGTGCCTTAAGGCAGCCATGGTATGGCGATGACCTTACCCGTTCTGGCTTCTATTGCGCAAAAAAATGGCGCGATCCAAACCTTACAGGCGCCAATGGTTCATCAACCATATTTGGTTCACAAAACCAGATCCTGATGCGATATGCCGAAGTGTTATTGTCAAGAGCAGAGTGTAAGGTACGTACCGGCGATATTAACGGTGCCAAGGCTGACTTGAAATTAGTTAGAGACAGAGCTTTTGGCGGATCTGCGCCGGCGGCTATGCAGGATGGTTTTGTAGTAAAAGATCCAAGTGATCCAACCAAATACATAGTTCAGTTTAACGATGTAACCGACCCGTTGCAAATGGTATTAAGCGAGTACAGGCACGAATTGACCGGCGAGTATTCCTTATTTTACTTACTGCGCAGGGCAGGTCCGGGTGTAGCTGCTTCGTTTATTCAAAAAAACTACGGTACCGATGCTACAGTAACCCCGCAGCCTTATCCTTACGGCCCAACTGCCGATGGAAAACTGCATGGAGTTTGGCGCACATCGTTACCTGCAAACCACGATATATTGCCTATACCGCAAACCGCTATAGGGCTTAACCCTAACCTGAAACAAAACCCAGGTTATTAA